The Methanolacinia petrolearia DSM 11571 genome has a segment encoding these proteins:
- a CDS encoding DUF3236 domain-containing protein gives MNLEDFISKACIESSTGIRRGDKREETEGIREYILNSKTIVIPNCNDEKVAAVNEVLDELDLPKAGHLNIHTDSCDVSRMPAVTKALMALDMTDADLIIARGRLGVPGSGSMLVIVDCKGRLLSASISPSHHIHGKTVYQAVKDEMTDALSRIGFDISGRE, from the coding sequence ATGAATTTGGAAGATTTCATTTCGAAGGCCTGCATTGAATCCTCGACCGGAATACGCAGGGGAGACAAAAGAGAGGAAACAGAAGGGATCAGGGAATACATCCTCAATTCAAAAACGATTGTAATTCCGAATTGCAATGATGAAAAAGTTGCAGCCGTAAACGAAGTTCTGGATGAACTGGATCTCCCAAAAGCCGGTCACCTAAATATTCACACGGACAGCTGTGACGTCAGCCGGATGCCGGCAGTAACAAAAGCGTTAATGGCGCTTGATATGACAGATGCCGACCTCATAATTGCAAGGGGAAGACTGGGAGTTCCGGGATCAGGCTCCATGCTTGTCATTGTGGACTGCAAAGGAAGACTGCTTTCCGCTTCTATCTCCCCATCGCATCATATTCACGGGAAAACGGTCTATCAGGCGGTGAAAGACGAAATGACCGATGCACTTTCAAGAATAGGTTTCGACATAAGCGGCCGGGAGTAG
- a CDS encoding UPF0254 family protein — protein sequence MIRIATAECFTHGRIGLEIHAISRGYYMNISHTLNFEPSRLSLTASLFIPTLSGVKSILGFEPLEPDDLLDGIKVYNDEKDKIMAVKMAEAVRSITGADIGIGSTAGIGKGAIAVADERTVLTGSSGVYADLRTSGADIIMKRQESGIEEAFVLLEKILIENYS from the coding sequence ATGATCAGGATAGCCACCGCCGAATGTTTCACCCATGGCAGAATCGGTCTGGAGATCCATGCCATCTCACGCGGATATTATATGAATATCAGCCATACGCTAAACTTTGAACCGTCACGCCTTTCATTAACTGCATCGCTTTTTATACCGACTCTTTCAGGAGTGAAGAGCATACTCGGATTCGAACCGCTTGAACCTGACGATCTGCTGGACGGGATCAAGGTATACAATGATGAAAAGGATAAAATTATGGCAGTGAAGATGGCGGAAGCCGTCAGATCAATAACAGGAGCTGATATCGGAATCGGCAGTACTGCAGGGATCGGAAAAGGTGCGATCGCCGTTGCAGATGAAAGAACAGTACTTACCGGCTCCTCCGGCGTTTATGCAGATCTCAGGACATCCGGTGCGGATATAATTATGAAGAGACAGGAATCCGGTATAGAAGAAGCCTTTGTACTCCTTGAAAAAATTTTAATTGAAAACTATTCATAA
- the frhD gene encoding coenzyme F420-reducing hydrogenase, FrhD protein: MLYPEIVVAGCGNPLFADDGFGPAVIEELKKAFLPGNVKAVDAGTAGPDYVFSMLDPRETKKLIIIDIVDFGSAPGETTLIKFTDMPRNRIHDAEPGGISESLQSIKDYIEVIVIGCQPKNAVKLTMEIGLSHEVRKAIPKALRMVFDLVGVDYCSSCKFFTMHSAIKQCDYCIAGL; encoded by the coding sequence ATGCTTTATCCTGAAATAGTTGTTGCAGGATGTGGGAATCCTTTGTTTGCCGATGACGGATTTGGTCCTGCGGTAATTGAAGAACTGAAGAAAGCCTTCCTTCCCGGGAATGTAAAGGCGGTGGATGCCGGTACTGCCGGTCCGGATTATGTTTTCAGTATGCTCGATCCACGGGAGACAAAAAAACTCATAATCATTGATATAGTTGATTTTGGATCTGCGCCCGGCGAAACAACACTGATAAAATTTACCGACATGCCCCGGAACAGAATTCATGATGCAGAACCCGGCGGAATTTCTGAATCGCTTCAGTCGATTAAGGATTATATTGAGGTGATTGTAATCGGGTGTCAGCCCAAAAATGCTGTTAAGCTAACGATGGAGATTGGTCTCTCCCATGAAGTTCGAAAAGCAATTCCGAAGGCACTCAGGATGGTGTTTGATCTTGTAGGTGTGGATTACTGTAGTTCATGTAAGTTCTTTACCATGCATTCTGCAATAAAACAGTGCGATTATTGTATTGCGGGTTTGTAA
- the mcrG gene encoding coenzyme-B sulfoethylthiotransferase subunit gamma, whose amino-acid sequence MYKPQYGPGTSVVAQNRRNQMNPEYELSKIRSVTDEDIILILGHRAPGQAYPSAHPPLAEQQEPDDPMRKLVKPTEGAKAGDRVRYIQFADSMFNAPCQPYQRTYMEMYRFRAIDPGTLSGRQIVECRERDLEQYSKILIETEVFDPATVSCRGATVHGHSLRLAEDGLMFDALQRCILAEDGNVCYVKDQIGIPLDRPVYVGKPMDEEWLREKSTIFHSLVGTALRDDKEYVKYIQRIHSLRTKYGFMPTEEE is encoded by the coding sequence ATGTACAAACCGCAATATGGTCCGGGAACTTCGGTTGTCGCTCAGAACAGGCGCAACCAGATGAACCCGGAATACGAACTATCCAAGATCCGCTCGGTTACGGATGAGGATATAATTCTTATTCTCGGACACCGTGCACCGGGACAGGCATATCCGTCGGCTCATCCTCCTCTTGCCGAACAGCAGGAACCCGATGACCCGATGAGAAAACTCGTAAAACCGACTGAAGGTGCAAAGGCCGGAGATCGTGTGCGCTATATCCAGTTCGCCGATTCCATGTTCAATGCACCGTGCCAGCCCTACCAGCGGACATACATGGAGATGTACCGTTTCCGTGCAATCGATCCCGGAACCTTGTCCGGCAGACAGATCGTCGAGTGTCGTGAAAGAGACCTGGAACAGTATTCGAAGATCCTGATCGAGACCGAGGTATTCGATCCCGCGACTGTGTCATGCAGGGGCGCAACGGTTCACGGTCATTCCCTCCGCCTTGCCGAAGACGGCCTGATGTTCGATGCACTCCAGAGATGCATCCTGGCCGAAGACGGAAATGTCTGTTATGTAAAGGACCAGATCGGTATCCCGCTCGACCGCCCCGTCTATGTCGGAAAACCGATGGACGAGGAATGGCTGAGGGAGAAGAGTACGATATTCCACTCACTTGTGGGAACCGCACTGCGTGACGACAAGGAATATGTGAAGTATATTCAGCGTATCCATTCGCTCAGGACCAAATACGGTTTCATGCCGACGGAGGAGGAGTGA
- a CDS encoding YwbE family protein encodes MGTSPDPRDRKNIKAGLKVGIVLKKDQISGKTTEGIVKEILTNSSFHPHGIKVRLEDGQVGRVKVIFGEYSES; translated from the coding sequence ATGGGGACCAGTCCGGATCCGAGAGATCGTAAAAATATAAAGGCAGGGTTAAAGGTCGGCATTGTCCTGAAAAAGGACCAGATAAGCGGAAAAACAACCGAAGGAATAGTGAAGGAGATCCTTACAAACTCCTCGTTTCACCCGCATGGGATTAAAGTCCGGCTTGAAGACGGACAGGTGGGACGAGTGAAGGTTATTTTCGGGGAGTATTCTGAATCGTAG
- the mcrA gene encoding coenzyme-B sulfoethylthiotransferase subunit alpha gives MGKIERSQKLFLNALKEKFQGQDIESERTTFYNFDGVRQSPRKREFMAETVEIEKKRGISMYDPERCHLGGIPMGQRQLMTYEVSGTNTFVEGDDLHFVNNAAMQQMWDEIRRTVIVGMDMAHATLQKRLGKEVTPETINEYLHILNHAMPGGAVVQEHMVETHPALTDDCFVKVFTGDDELADDIDPQYLINIDKLFPENQAAELKEEVGKSIFQAIHIPTIVSRTCDGGTTSRWSAMQIGMSFIAAYRMCAGEAAVADLSFAAKHAGVIQMGTILPARRARGPNEPGGIKFGFFGDMIQANRKYPNDPAKAALEVVGGGCMLFDQIWLGSYMSGGVGFTQYATAAYTDNILDEFTYYGMDYIGDKYNVDWKNPSPSDKIKPTQDIVNDIATEVCLNAMEQYEQFPTMMEDHFGGSQRAGVMAAACGLSTSIATGNSNAGLNAWYLCMLMHKDGWSRLGFFGYDLQDQCGSANSLSMEPDRGLVGEFRGPNYPNYAMNVGHQGEYAAIVSSAHYGRGDGYCLQPLIKITFADPSLTFDFAEPRREFARGAIREFSPAGERSLIIPAR, from the coding sequence ATGGGAAAAATTGAAAGGAGCCAGAAGCTTTTCCTGAATGCTCTTAAGGAAAAATTCCAGGGTCAGGATATAGAATCCGAAAGGACGACGTTCTACAATTTCGATGGCGTTCGCCAGTCCCCGCGTAAGCGTGAGTTCATGGCGGAGACCGTCGAGATTGAAAAGAAGCGCGGAATTTCGATGTACGATCCTGAGAGATGCCATCTCGGTGGTATCCCGATGGGTCAGCGCCAGCTTATGACCTACGAGGTGTCCGGAACAAACACTTTTGTCGAGGGTGACGACCTGCACTTCGTCAACAACGCTGCAATGCAGCAGATGTGGGACGAGATCAGGAGAACCGTTATCGTCGGTATGGATATGGCTCACGCAACACTCCAGAAACGTCTCGGAAAGGAGGTTACCCCGGAGACGATCAACGAGTATCTGCATATCTTAAACCATGCGATGCCCGGCGGAGCGGTCGTCCAGGAACATATGGTCGAGACCCACCCGGCCCTTACCGACGACTGTTTCGTCAAGGTGTTTACAGGCGACGACGAACTGGCGGACGATATCGATCCACAGTACCTGATCAACATCGACAAATTGTTCCCTGAAAACCAGGCGGCCGAGCTTAAGGAAGAGGTTGGAAAGTCCATCTTCCAGGCGATTCATATACCGACCATCGTTTCGAGGACGTGCGACGGAGGTACTACCTCGCGCTGGTCTGCAATGCAGATTGGAATGTCCTTTATCGCTGCGTACCGCATGTGCGCAGGCGAGGCGGCGGTTGCGGATCTTTCATTCGCCGCAAAGCACGCAGGTGTAATTCAGATGGGAACCATCCTCCCCGCCCGCCGTGCCAGGGGTCCGAACGAACCCGGAGGAATCAAATTCGGTTTCTTCGGTGATATGATCCAGGCCAACAGAAAATATCCGAACGATCCTGCAAAAGCAGCTCTCGAGGTTGTAGGTGGCGGATGTATGCTCTTTGACCAGATTTGGCTCGGATCGTATATGTCCGGCGGTGTGGGTTTCACACAGTATGCAACCGCGGCATATACCGACAACATCCTTGACGAGTTCACTTATTATGGAATGGATTATATCGGGGACAAGTACAATGTCGACTGGAAGAATCCGTCGCCTTCGGATAAGATCAAACCGACCCAGGATATCGTCAACGATATCGCGACCGAGGTCTGTCTTAATGCGATGGAGCAGTACGAGCAGTTCCCGACGATGATGGAGGACCACTTCGGCGGTTCGCAGCGTGCGGGTGTAATGGCTGCGGCATGCGGTCTTTCGACCTCGATTGCAACCGGGAATTCGAATGCGGGTCTCAACGCATGGTACCTGTGCATGCTGATGCATAAGGACGGGTGGAGCCGCTTAGGTTTCTTCGGTTACGATCTTCAGGACCAGTGCGGTTCGGCGAACTCGCTCTCGATGGAGCCCGACCGCGGTCTCGTAGGAGAATTCAGGGGTCCGAACTATCCCAACTATGCGATGAACGTCGGTCACCAGGGAGAATATGCGGCCATTGTTTCAAGTGCACACTATGGTCGTGGAGACGGTTACTGTCTTCAGCCCCTGATCAAGATTACATTCGCAGACCCGTCGCTTACGTTCGACTTCGCGGAACCGAGGCGTGAATTCGCCAGGGGTGCTATCCGCGAGTTTAGTCCGGCTGGAGAAAGATCTCTCATAATTCCGGCGAGGTAG
- a CDS encoding Nif3-like dinuclear metal center hexameric protein, which translates to MIIIKAKLLFWKIERKVPLSLAFPYDTVGYLGTKSAEDLDVNKILMMMDYIPVQKGIEIDYDAYDLLVLHHPPVTKPKIPSYVIHSNWDIVSGGACDALADCLNITVHDVFDKKARLGRIGTFERGPVPLPEFCKTVKEKLSLNTLRVVNFDENTEINKICLIPGFGLNPKYIEMADEEGADLYLSGDLTHPGAILAKNSGLVLIDATHHATEVPGLYRLRELITELGIETEIIDTKVPWEYYSGNRGNI; encoded by the coding sequence GTGATTATAATTAAAGCAAAATTACTTTTCTGGAAGATCGAAAGAAAGGTTCCATTGTCACTGGCGTTCCCATATGATACCGTCGGGTATCTCGGTACAAAATCTGCAGAAGATCTGGATGTCAATAAAATCCTTATGATGATGGATTATATTCCGGTTCAAAAGGGGATTGAAATAGATTATGATGCCTATGATCTTCTTGTTCTTCACCACCCGCCGGTGACCAAGCCCAAAATTCCTTCATACGTGATCCACTCAAACTGGGACATCGTTTCCGGCGGTGCATGCGACGCACTTGCCGACTGCCTGAATATTACCGTTCATGACGTTTTTGATAAGAAAGCCAGGCTAGGAAGGATAGGGACATTCGAAAGAGGGCCTGTTCCGCTGCCTGAATTCTGCAAAACCGTTAAGGAAAAACTTTCACTAAATACACTCAGAGTAGTAAATTTCGATGAAAATACTGAGATTAACAAAATCTGTTTAATACCGGGTTTTGGTCTTAATCCAAAATACATAGAGATGGCAGATGAAGAAGGTGCAGATCTCTACCTTTCAGGTGATCTTACACATCCCGGGGCCATACTGGCAAAAAATTCAGGACTCGTGCTTATAGATGCAACCCATCATGCTACTGAAGTCCCGGGATTATACAGGCTGCGGGAACTGATCACCGAGCTTGGGATTGAAACTGAGATCATAGATACAAAAGTTCCGTGGGAGTATTATTCCGGAAATCGCGGAAACATTTAA
- the mcrB gene encoding coenzyme-B sulfoethylthiotransferase subunit beta: MVAYSDTIDLYSDDGKLLKSDVNLRQISPMINPAAGKIIDLTKRTINVNLGGIETALKTGRLGKHKSRIRGRELDLPIMENKDALVEKIRSMIQIEDDDDTEILEFNNGNLLLVQVPSKRLINAATYDAAITSVASATTYAIVDHFDIGAFDASVVKAACWGAYPQTMDMEASLVTSILSIPQNNEGIGFALRNIPVNHYVMMTNRNSLQGVALASTLELAGHYEMGMAIGPFERNLLLAYGYQGLNANNMVYDLVKANGESGTVGTVVQSLVERALEDRVISPGSKDGFFQFYDTKDPMMWNAYVAAGQLAATIVNCGAGRFAQAASATLLYFNDLIEHETGLPSCDFGRMMGTSVGFSFFSHSIYGGGGPGIFNGNHVVTRHANGVAIPCVVAACSLDAGTQMFSPESTSKVMGETYGKIDVFNKPIDQIAKGVSALS; the protein is encoded by the coding sequence ATGGTAGCATATTCAGATACAATCGATCTATATTCTGATGATGGTAAACTTCTCAAAAGCGATGTTAATCTCAGACAGATAAGTCCGATGATTAATCCTGCGGCCGGGAAGATTATCGATCTGACGAAAAGGACGATTAATGTCAATCTTGGGGGTATCGAAACCGCCCTCAAAACCGGAAGGCTTGGGAAACACAAAAGCAGGATCAGGGGAAGGGAACTTGATCTTCCGATAATGGAGAACAAGGATGCCCTTGTTGAAAAGATCAGGAGTATGATCCAGATCGAAGACGACGACGACACGGAAATTCTTGAATTCAACAACGGAAATCTTCTTCTCGTTCAGGTCCCGTCGAAACGCCTCATAAATGCCGCGACATATGATGCAGCAATCACATCCGTTGCATCCGCAACGACATATGCAATAGTCGATCATTTCGATATCGGCGCATTTGATGCTTCTGTTGTAAAGGCAGCCTGCTGGGGAGCATACCCGCAGACAATGGATATGGAAGCGTCACTCGTTACGTCTATTCTTTCCATCCCGCAGAACAACGAGGGAATCGGATTTGCACTGAGAAATATCCCTGTCAATCATTACGTCATGATGACGAACAGGAATTCTCTTCAGGGTGTCGCTCTGGCTTCGACTCTCGAGCTTGCCGGACATTATGAAATGGGGATGGCAATCGGACCATTCGAGCGCAATCTGCTCCTGGCTTACGGTTACCAGGGTCTCAATGCAAACAATATGGTCTACGATCTCGTCAAGGCGAACGGAGAGAGCGGAACCGTCGGAACCGTTGTCCAGTCACTTGTAGAACGTGCCCTCGAAGACAGGGTAATCTCCCCGGGTAGTAAGGACGGCTTCTTCCAGTTCTACGACACGAAGGATCCGATGATGTGGAATGCATATGTTGCAGCCGGCCAGCTCGCCGCAACAATCGTAAACTGCGGTGCGGGAAGATTCGCCCAGGCTGCTTCTGCGACTCTGCTCTACTTCAACGACCTGATTGAACACGAGACGGGCCTTCCGTCGTGCGACTTCGGCCGTATGATGGGAACTTCGGTCGGATTTTCTTTCTTCAGCCATTCGATCTACGGTGGCGGAGGTCCCGGTATATTCAACGGGAACCACGTCGTGACAAGGCACGCAAACGGTGTTGCAATCCCGTGCGTGGTCGCCGCGTGTTCTCTTGATGCAGGTACCCAGATGTTCTCCCCGGAGAGCACCTCGAAAGTCATGGGTGAAACATACGGCAAGATAGACGTTTTCAACAAGCCTATCGACCAGATTGCCAAAGGAGTGAGCGCATTATCCTGA
- a CDS encoding DUF1188 domain-containing protein produces MTKNNSEYGITRTVRTFFSKYTICNIVDGITEKKSDALLRWMNENGICPENVLVIGAYLTGAGLSKALSKKSEVTVLDINSEIKNLLDPDVTFSCNIDEAVSRNYDMIIDTSGFGGIDPDKLQMLNSPEVFIVENPCSEGSDNFLNRFNRSVQLLRSSKAENKGILWTSGLNSKTSGTMTLTIDTLRRSMNDANKINGVLYSTTNMEFFERILFKEKNPDKFLKTLDKKALAVSSLIETDCDEIIDSNLKKINSTILDFRGDYN; encoded by the coding sequence ATGACAAAGAATAATTCTGAATACGGTATTACCAGGACAGTGCGGACTTTTTTTTCAAAATATACAATCTGTAACATCGTTGATGGAATCACGGAAAAAAAATCAGATGCCCTGCTCCGGTGGATGAACGAAAATGGGATCTGCCCGGAGAACGTCCTTGTAATAGGTGCATACCTTACAGGAGCCGGTCTTTCAAAAGCTCTCTCAAAAAAATCAGAAGTAACTGTTCTCGATATAAATTCCGAAATCAAAAATCTTCTTGATCCCGATGTAACTTTCAGTTGCAATATTGATGAGGCTGTAAGCCGGAATTACGACATGATAATAGACACTTCAGGGTTCGGCGGGATCGATCCAGACAAACTGCAAATGCTGAATAGTCCCGAAGTATTCATTGTTGAAAATCCCTGCTCCGAAGGCAGTGACAATTTCCTGAACAGGTTTAACAGAAGTGTTCAGCTATTAAGAAGTTCAAAAGCTGAAAATAAAGGGATCTTATGGACATCGGGACTCAATTCCAAAACATCGGGAACCATGACACTCACAATAGATACTCTTCGCAGATCGATGAATGATGCCAATAAAATCAACGGAGTATTATACAGCACTACGAATATGGAATTCTTCGAGAGAATACTTTTCAAGGAAAAAAATCCGGATAAATTCCTTAAAACCCTGGATAAGAAAGCACTGGCAGTATCTTCTCTCATTGAAACGGACTGCGATGAGATCATTGACAGCAATCTCAAAAAAATTAATTCAACTATTCTGGATTTTAGAGGTGATTATAATTAA
- the hmdB gene encoding 5,10-methenyltetrahydromethanopterin hydrogenase cofactor biosynthesis protein HmdB has translation MITDILSKIENGKEPAKKELIQLFNPANDEEFARLIETAFNISRDNRKFIKLTSTIHITNLCYITPKCKYCGFAAGTSTAGYYRPFSKTNEEILKSAKIIEEAGIPRVSCSGAHGYHGEQAVRAAEIVKQETSLELLVNVGFDFDSNILRKLEDLGTDTVCCNLETINEAIFNDLKPGEVLDNRIKACRMISESGIELSSGLLIGLGESHEDRINHLNFLRTIEGLGEIPIMGFNPYKGTPMENHPPCPLREQMITIAITRILFPDIRITVPTPTIGPENVKFSLMAGADNLATVIPENYPVEIKGVGSPVCGTLKDVLAVIREMALKPQPGPKKYHMTKTITVGHVVRHD, from the coding sequence ATGATTACAGATATTTTATCAAAGATTGAAAACGGAAAAGAACCGGCAAAAAAAGAGCTGATACAGTTGTTTAATCCGGCAAATGATGAAGAATTTGCCCGACTCATTGAAACAGCCTTCAATATCAGCAGGGATAATAGAAAATTCATAAAGCTTACATCTACGATACATATAACAAATCTTTGTTATATCACTCCAAAATGCAAATACTGTGGTTTTGCAGCAGGAACGTCCACAGCCGGGTATTACAGGCCGTTCTCCAAAACCAATGAGGAGATCCTGAAATCCGCAAAAATAATCGAGGAGGCAGGAATACCGAGAGTCAGCTGCTCGGGAGCACACGGATATCACGGAGAACAGGCAGTAAGGGCCGCAGAAATTGTAAAACAGGAAACTTCACTTGAACTTCTCGTCAACGTCGGTTTTGATTTCGACTCAAATATATTAAGAAAACTTGAGGATCTGGGAACCGACACCGTCTGCTGCAATCTTGAAACAATAAACGAAGCTATATTCAACGATCTAAAACCCGGAGAAGTACTGGATAACCGGATCAAGGCATGCCGGATGATATCGGAATCCGGGATCGAATTATCTTCAGGACTTCTCATCGGACTGGGTGAATCGCATGAAGATCGCATTAATCACCTGAATTTTTTACGAACGATTGAAGGGCTCGGAGAAATTCCGATCATGGGCTTTAACCCGTATAAAGGAACCCCGATGGAGAATCACCCCCCGTGCCCGCTCAGGGAACAGATGATAACCATAGCAATAACAAGAATTTTATTCCCTGATATCCGTATTACCGTCCCCACGCCGACCATTGGGCCGGAAAATGTGAAATTTTCCCTGATGGCAGGCGCAGACAATCTTGCAACTGTAATTCCGGAGAACTACCCGGTCGAAATAAAGGGCGTGGGATCCCCGGTCTGCGGAACATTGAAAGATGTTCTTGCAGTTATCAGGGAAATGGCCCTCAAACCGCAGCCGGGGCCGAAAAAATATCACATGACTAAAACAATCACGGTCGGCCATGTAGTCCGGCACGACTGA
- a CDS encoding phosphoribosyltransferase encodes MTPEEEAGSFSCELVGWEEAADLSRTLAYKIRNSGYCPDIVIAIGRGGYVPARVVCDYMLHEKLTSIKIEHWGIAAEKKEKVTVVFPLSNDISDLKVLIIDDVTDTGETLKAAVDYISSLGPVEIRTGVLHHKDCSVYEPDFYAKYVEKWRWIVYPWALYEETFGFSKKVLSGEYATPGEIRKKLHDIYGFDADTGMLRDALVDLAASGKATRSGVCFKSAG; translated from the coding sequence ATGACACCGGAAGAAGAGGCAGGATCATTTTCATGTGAGCTGGTCGGATGGGAAGAGGCGGCGGATCTTTCACGAACTCTGGCATATAAAATCCGTAATTCGGGATATTGTCCGGATATCGTAATCGCAATCGGAAGGGGAGGTTATGTACCTGCAAGAGTCGTATGCGATTATATGCTGCATGAAAAACTTACCAGCATCAAAATAGAGCACTGGGGAATTGCAGCGGAGAAAAAGGAGAAGGTCACCGTGGTCTTCCCCCTTTCAAACGATATTTCGGATTTGAAGGTCCTTATAATCGATGATGTAACCGACACCGGTGAAACCCTTAAAGCGGCGGTAGATTACATAAGTTCCCTCGGCCCGGTGGAGATCAGGACGGGCGTCCTCCATCACAAGGACTGTTCGGTTTACGAACCGGATTTCTATGCAAAGTACGTTGAAAAATGGAGATGGATCGTATATCCCTGGGCCCTGTATGAGGAAACCTTCGGTTTTTCAAAAAAGGTTCTCTCCGGTGAATATGCCACCCCGGGAGAAATTCGAAAAAAATTACATGATATCTATGGCTTTGATGCCGATACCGGAATGCTCAGGGATGCACTGGTCGATCTTGCCGCTTCCGGAAAGGCAACAAGATCGGGGGTCTGTTTCAAAAGTGCGGGCTAA
- the hmdC gene encoding 5,10-methenyltetrahydromethanopterin hydrogenase cofactor biosynthesis protein HmdC gives MYDLVKKAVLDPYAAWELSKMDKSPAEIVEAVSRLDRDEAMKLGMNFKRFPLGCDLTEILVGTCASDLDKIDILGNSILSDSIGASIHVCAYAFADIAEANGMRGIDLFREVRENTEVPLDLDHFGKFGPMRFPKDITGCWGQCYNEGPPFDGCPRDRIHSRLIDKEEDALGEKDEWIKLSSSVAINLTCIQGAEGHAAPLDEAIEVAQLGKKYGKGIEAIMFVGDGYEDLIKGFTTAIDMGVDVFVIEGGPFNLAENRLDAFARAIAMARILVPGKIVVTNGAYEDECRVGLRAGLNGIITGFPKNHHGYMCGYSPGTARRGKFGLPRIIRIIKEEVQEDLTKAPIQKDELESLARAVKVVDPVNVYPRKIGFAPVGDAHWVCLPSTPIYERVTVKRTVHDIRKMAEEGKIGDSIALLGGRFASWVIAKELEGYVDQITISDIDPWVEKISVENLQSELKANIYTGNSDDNAAYKNSETAIVCTTIPSISNKISKNLNDAITLI, from the coding sequence ATGTATGACTTAGTAAAAAAAGCCGTTCTCGATCCCTACGCAGCGTGGGAATTGTCAAAAATGGACAAGAGTCCTGCTGAAATAGTCGAAGCCGTCTCACGGCTCGACCGTGATGAGGCTATGAAACTGGGTATGAACTTCAAAAGATTCCCACTCGGGTGCGATCTTACTGAAATACTTGTTGGAACATGTGCTTCCGATCTCGATAAAATAGATATTCTGGGCAACAGCATCCTCTCCGATTCAATAGGTGCATCGATTCACGTTTGTGCATATGCCTTCGCGGATATCGCCGAAGCAAACGGAATGAGAGGGATCGATCTGTTCAGAGAAGTAAGGGAAAACACCGAGGTTCCTCTTGACCTCGATCACTTCGGAAAATTCGGCCCGATGAGATTCCCGAAGGACATAACCGGATGCTGGGGTCAGTGCTACAATGAAGGGCCTCCTTTTGACGGATGCCCGAGGGACAGGATACATTCCAGGCTCATTGATAAGGAAGAAGATGCACTGGGCGAAAAAGACGAATGGATTAAACTCTCATCATCAGTTGCAATAAACCTCACATGCATACAAGGCGCCGAAGGGCACGCTGCGCCTCTGGACGAAGCCATTGAAGTTGCACAGCTCGGAAAAAAATATGGTAAGGGAATTGAAGCGATCATGTTTGTCGGCGACGGGTATGAAGATCTCATCAAAGGTTTTACCACTGCAATAGATATGGGGGTCGACGTGTTCGTGATCGAAGGCGGACCTTTCAATCTGGCTGAAAACCGTCTTGATGCATTCGCACGTGCCATTGCCATGGCAAGAATTCTTGTACCGGGGAAGATTGTCGTAACCAACGGAGCCTATGAAGACGAATGCCGTGTAGGTCTTCGTGCAGGATTAAATGGAATAATTACAGGATTCCCAAAAAATCATCACGGTTATATGTGCGGCTATTCGCCCGGCACAGCAAGAAGGGGAAAATTCGGTCTTCCCAGGATAATACGGATTATTAAGGAAGAGGTTCAGGAAGACCTTACAAAAGCGCCAATCCAAAAAGACGAACTCGAATCACTTGCACGTGCTGTAAAAGTAGTAGACCCTGTCAATGTTTATCCACGAAAAATAGGTTTTGCACCGGTTGGAGACGCACACTGGGTGTGCCTGCCTTCGACTCCGATCTACGAAAGAGTAACTGTTAAAAGAACGGTGCATGACATAAGAAAAATGGCCGAAGAAGGAAAGATCGGGGATAGCATTGCACTCCTCGGCGGCAGATTTGCATCATGGGTCATTGCAAAGGAACTTGAAGGTTATGTTGACCAGATCACAATCAGTGACATCGATCCATGGGTTGAAAAAATTTCTGTGGAAAATCTTCAGTCCGAATTGAAGGCGAATATATACACCGGGAATTCAGATGACAATGCCGCTTATAAAAATTCTGAAACAGCAATTGTATGTACAACAATCCCTTCCATCTCAAATAAGATCTCAAAAAATCTGAATGATGCCATAACTCTCATTTAA